A window of the Aquimarina spinulae genome harbors these coding sequences:
- a CDS encoding S41 family peptidase, translated as MKSIYLIVLLSLYFFTTFGQTKFSKNQVLEDLRVLKKSLEDTHFNLYAYTTKKDFEVTYNNVKNKIKKDSLNFLEATNLFQQVVSKINNGHTRIPFPVQSYMRYAKSGGTIFPLEVAFENGKTLVRKDWSVNKTIKIGTELLSINGLKIEEVLEKIYPQISAERSYFKNAQIEFLTLPRYYWRVFGGVDKFEIKICQNGRIENHTLKSIKTIDDFEMKREDIINRKRSFRFMPNVSYINPGNFGGNEDKYRRFIDSAFVEINAKQSKNLVIDLRNNPGGDDSFSDYLVSYIADKPFKWSSRFQLKTSKLLKEHVQQTKDTTKAFWKSVFQHKNGKIYDYDFDLYEPQPKSKRFKGNIYVLVNRQSYSQSTVTAAQIQDYGFGTIVGEETGEYANLYASIFSYKLPKTGIKVDIPKGRIERVSGENKDQGVIPEIKIKDHLLDEDDEILEELLKIIDKN; from the coding sequence ATGAAATCAATTTATCTAATAGTTCTTTTATCACTGTACTTTTTTACTACTTTTGGTCAAACTAAATTCTCAAAAAATCAAGTTTTAGAAGATCTAAGAGTATTAAAAAAATCTTTAGAAGACACCCATTTTAACTTATATGCATACACAACTAAAAAAGATTTTGAGGTAACATACAACAATGTTAAGAACAAAATTAAGAAAGACTCTTTAAACTTTTTAGAAGCTACAAATTTATTTCAACAAGTTGTTTCAAAAATCAATAATGGACATACAAGAATACCATTTCCGGTTCAATCCTATATGAGATATGCTAAATCTGGCGGAACAATTTTTCCTCTTGAAGTTGCTTTTGAAAATGGAAAGACATTAGTTAGAAAAGATTGGTCTGTAAATAAAACTATTAAAATTGGTACAGAGTTATTAAGTATTAATGGTCTTAAAATAGAAGAGGTGTTAGAAAAGATTTATCCACAAATTTCGGCAGAGCGATCTTATTTTAAAAACGCTCAAATTGAATTCTTAACATTACCCAGATATTATTGGCGAGTTTTTGGGGGAGTCGATAAATTTGAAATCAAAATTTGTCAAAATGGCCGTATTGAAAATCATACACTTAAATCCATAAAAACCATCGATGATTTTGAGATGAAAAGAGAAGACATCATAAACCGCAAAAGGTCGTTTAGATTCATGCCTAATGTTTCTTATATCAATCCTGGAAACTTTGGTGGCAATGAAGACAAATATCGTCGGTTTATCGATTCGGCCTTTGTTGAAATCAATGCAAAGCAATCTAAAAACCTCGTTATAGATTTAAGAAACAACCCAGGTGGAGATGATTCATTTAGTGACTATTTGGTGTCCTATATTGCAGACAAACCTTTCAAATGGTCTTCTCGCTTTCAGCTTAAAACCAGTAAATTACTAAAAGAACACGTGCAGCAGACCAAAGACACAACTAAAGCTTTTTGGAAATCGGTGTTTCAACACAAAAATGGTAAAATTTACGATTATGATTTTGATCTATACGAGCCTCAACCTAAGTCAAAAAGATTTAAGGGTAATATTTATGTGTTAGTAAATCGGCAATCGTATTCACAATCTACCGTAACCGCCGCTCAAATACAAGATTATGGCTTTGGAACAATCGTAGGTGAAGAAACAGGAGAATATGCTAACCTCTACGCCTCAATTTTTAGTTATAAACTACCTAAAACTGGTATAAAAGTAGATATCCCCAAAGGTCGAATTGAACGTGTTAGTGGCGAAAATAAAGATCAAGGTGTGATCCCAGAAATCAAAATTAAAGACCATTTATTGGATGAAGACGACGAAATATTAGAAGAATTGCTAAAAATAATCGATAAAAATTAA
- a CDS encoding ankyrin repeat domain-containing protein — protein MKKLSKELYDTIKWGKSDNHLKKVQSLIHDGADVNYKTSKKAWSMLHWCVYDNIPNILECLASNEAMINENNNKYNYAPIHLLPKRAKNTRCVEILVKHGANINIEDKEGLTALQHLLHPNTGKNDQSEKYMLQAEYLIKNGAITNPTNGTYHPIIGAVGIEAEVLVRMILNNIPPKDIFIEAQQYAIDLGLLNISELFNLEKQ, from the coding sequence ATGAAAAAATTAAGCAAAGAACTTTACGATACAATAAAGTGGGGCAAAAGTGATAACCACTTAAAGAAAGTACAATCCTTAATTCATGATGGTGCAGATGTAAACTATAAAACATCAAAAAAAGCTTGGAGCATGCTACACTGGTGTGTGTATGATAATATTCCTAATATTTTAGAGTGTTTAGCAAGTAATGAAGCCATGATTAATGAGAATAATAATAAGTATAATTATGCCCCCATACATCTTCTACCAAAAAGAGCAAAAAATACTAGGTGTGTTGAAATACTTGTAAAACATGGGGCAAATATTAATATTGAAGATAAGGAGGGTTTAACAGCTCTACAGCATTTACTGCACCCAAACACTGGGAAAAATGACCAATCAGAAAAGTACATGCTACAAGCAGAATACTTAATTAAGAATGGTGCCATCACAAACCCAACCAATGGGACGTATCATCCGATTATTGGGGCTGTTGGGATTGAGGCTGAAGTTCTGGTGAGAATGATATTAAATAATATCCCTCCTAAAGATATATTTATTGAAGCCCAACAATACGCTATAGATTTGGGGCTTTTGAATATTTCGGAATTATTTAACCTTGAAAAACAATAA
- the bla gene encoding class A beta-lactamase, subclass A2, which produces MMVKKRSITFLIFLIIFAQGYSQKIETLKQKIEDIINSKNAVVGVAINGMETKDSLSINGQRHFPMQSVFKFPIALTILSEIDKGNLSLEQKIDIKKSELLPGLWSPIRKKYPEGATLTIAEIIKYTVALSDNAGCDVLLKLLGEPQAVEHYFSKLGFKDFSVKINEETMQNNWDLQFLNWTTPKEANKILATFYKNNNNLLSKEGHEFVWSVMKGTKTGKNRLRGQLPKETIVAHKTGWSGVHKETGITAAVNNIGIVFLPNGKYFIISVFVTESVENFETNEKMVSDISKAAWDYFINQ; this is translated from the coding sequence ATTATGGTAAAAAAAAGATCTATAACATTCTTAATTTTTTTAATCATTTTTGCACAAGGATATTCGCAAAAGATTGAAACATTAAAACAGAAAATTGAGGATATTATAAATTCTAAAAATGCAGTAGTTGGAGTTGCAATCAATGGAATGGAAACTAAAGACTCGTTAAGCATCAATGGACAAAGACACTTCCCAATGCAAAGCGTATTTAAGTTTCCAATTGCATTAACTATTTTATCTGAAATAGATAAAGGCAACCTTTCTCTCGAGCAAAAAATTGATATCAAGAAAAGTGAGTTATTGCCTGGACTATGGAGTCCCATACGAAAAAAATATCCAGAAGGAGCTACACTTACCATAGCAGAAATTATAAAATATACAGTTGCTTTAAGTGATAATGCAGGCTGTGATGTACTACTAAAACTTCTTGGCGAACCTCAAGCTGTTGAACATTATTTTTCTAAGCTCGGTTTTAAAGATTTTTCTGTAAAAATAAACGAAGAAACCATGCAAAATAATTGGGATCTACAGTTTTTAAACTGGACAACACCAAAAGAAGCGAACAAGATCCTGGCAACATTTTATAAAAACAATAACAATCTACTTTCTAAAGAAGGCCATGAATTTGTGTGGAGTGTAATGAAAGGAACCAAAACAGGTAAGAACAGATTAAGAGGGCAATTACCTAAAGAAACAATAGTAGCGCATAAAACAGGCTGGTCGGGAGTACATAAAGAAACAGGGATAACTGCCGCAGTAAACAACATTGGAATTGTTTTTCTTCCTAATGGAAAATACTTTATCATAAGTGTTTTTGTCACAGAATCAGTAGAAAACTTTGAAACTAATGAGAAAATGGTATCTGATATTTCGAAAGCAGCCTGGGATTATTTTATAAACCAATAA
- a CDS encoding class I SAM-dependent DNA methyltransferase, whose product MNRLYSDLAKVYEAMYATFIDYKGEYEFYSEVLRKYNKKSLLEIGSGTGNLTTYFKKNGFEYLGFDLNEEMLEIAKIKNPDCIYIKGDMRSFKLEKPVESIIMTGRTISYLLSNQDVDSTLKSIHNNLEKGGVFCFDFIDANKFIPEISEGKEITHEASYDNMYYVRKSKWNLNLKQGMDFIWESNYYKKEGKKLIKIGKDNSIIRTFTINEIEIFLQINNFEIRKIIKKKSYAFPTYVIIAHKK is encoded by the coding sequence ATGAATAGGCTGTATTCTGATTTAGCAAAAGTTTATGAAGCAATGTATGCTACTTTTATTGATTATAAAGGTGAATATGAGTTTTATAGTGAAGTACTTAGGAAATATAACAAAAAAAGCCTTTTAGAAATAGGTAGCGGAACTGGGAACCTGACAACATATTTTAAAAAAAATGGATTTGAATATTTGGGCTTTGATTTAAATGAAGAAATGCTGGAGATAGCCAAAATAAAAAACCCTGATTGTATATATATAAAAGGAGATATGCGTTCTTTTAAACTTGAAAAACCAGTGGAAAGCATAATAATGACAGGAAGGACTATTAGTTATCTACTCAGCAATCAAGATGTAGATTCTACCTTAAAAAGCATTCATAATAATTTAGAAAAAGGAGGGGTATTTTGTTTTGATTTTATTGATGCTAATAAATTCATACCAGAAATTTCTGAAGGAAAAGAAATAACACACGAAGCAAGTTATGATAACATGTACTATGTTCGAAAAAGTAAATGGAACCTAAATTTAAAACAAGGAATGGATTTTATTTGGGAATCAAATTATTATAAAAAAGAAGGAAAGAAATTAATTAAAATCGGAAAAGACAATTCGATAATACGAACTTTTACCATAAATGAAATTGAAATATTTCTTCAAATAAATAATTTTGAAATCAGAAAAATTATTAAGAAAAAATCATATGCTTTTCCGACTTATGTTATTATTGCTCATAAAAAATAG
- a CDS encoding FAD-dependent monooxygenase, with protein sequence MAKIRDPKMDTKDKIAIVGGGIGGLTMALTLKKNNQDFKLFEKSNEFKEVGAGIGLASNALKIFDKLNIGEELRTKGHLLKRTILATKKLKILKTVPFPEEVYCIHRASIIDVISSKLDQNSYELGKEVKSIENEESVKITFKDHTAIEFDTLIASDGINSTIRKSIFPEIRIRHTHQIIWRGITDFDINSDLKHTYYELFEGTLRFLFLPLNDTKIFWLAVQEKKNFNKGVSTSLKSYLLETYQNFAPIVLDMLNKTTESDILQNELVDINPSYKNWFKNNTVFIGDAIHATTPNLAQGACQAIEDAYTLGLCLKNNTNTAFSEYQNIRSKKVKYIVKQSWKIGKMSMTNTSFQKKLLLLLLRLLPKKQYQKRFNRIINIEYLGTLEHIASGNTKPIEDI encoded by the coding sequence ATGGCTAAAATAAGAGATCCAAAAATGGATACAAAAGATAAGATTGCAATTGTCGGCGGAGGAATCGGAGGCTTAACAATGGCTCTAACTCTAAAAAAGAATAACCAGGATTTTAAACTCTTCGAAAAATCTAATGAATTTAAAGAAGTCGGAGCAGGCATCGGACTTGCATCTAATGCCCTAAAAATATTTGACAAACTTAATATAGGTGAAGAATTAAGAACAAAAGGGCATTTGTTAAAAAGAACAATACTTGCCACCAAAAAATTAAAAATTCTAAAAACAGTTCCTTTCCCAGAAGAGGTTTATTGCATTCACAGAGCATCAATCATAGACGTTATCTCCAGCAAATTAGATCAAAACTCGTATGAGCTAGGCAAAGAAGTTAAAAGTATTGAAAACGAAGAAAGCGTAAAGATTACATTTAAGGATCATACCGCTATAGAATTTGATACTTTAATTGCTTCTGATGGAATTAACTCTACGATTAGAAAGTCTATTTTTCCCGAAATTAGAATAAGACATACCCATCAAATAATTTGGAGAGGAATTACTGATTTTGATATTAACTCTGATCTAAAACACACGTATTATGAGCTTTTTGAAGGAACATTACGGTTCTTATTCTTACCGTTAAACGATACCAAAATATTCTGGTTAGCTGTACAGGAAAAAAAGAATTTTAATAAAGGTGTGTCGACATCTTTAAAATCGTATCTATTAGAAACCTATCAAAATTTTGCTCCTATAGTGTTGGATATGCTAAACAAAACAACCGAAAGTGATATCCTTCAAAATGAACTGGTAGATATAAATCCTAGTTATAAAAACTGGTTTAAAAACAATACTGTTTTTATTGGTGATGCTATTCATGCTACTACACCAAATCTTGCACAGGGAGCTTGCCAAGCTATCGAAGATGCATACACTTTGGGGCTTTGTCTTAAAAACAATACCAATACTGCTTTTTCTGAATACCAAAACATAAGATCTAAAAAAGTTAAATATATTGTGAAACAATCCTGGAAAATTGGTAAAATGTCAATGACAAATACTAGTTTTCAAAAAAAACTACTCCTTTTATTATTGAGACTTCTTCCCAAAAAACAATATCAAAAAAGATTTAATCGCATAATCAACATTGAATATTTAGGTACATTAGAGCATATTGCCAGTGGTAATACCAAACCAATCGAAGACATTTAA
- a CDS encoding glycine-rich domain-containing protein yields the protein MKKKITLLIGIVLTTISWAQSPEKMSYQAVVRDADNALVTQKPVGMQISILQGSVSGTAVYTETHTPSTNVNGLVSLEIGTGATSDDFSTINWSGGPYFIKTETDPEGGTNYTITGTSQLMSVPYALHAKTAENVTGTLNETDPTFTAWDKSTGITITESQISDLSDSSTTNELNTSVALNGTNLEITDAGGTITTDLSSLTTIALERQLFKTSGTFTVPSDVTSIRVTMIGGGGSGGSRGPGGEFGAGGEAGNYVRNQIVAVTPGATLAVTVGTGGVPATCSIPWTNGCPGNPGGTSSVGSLVTATGGAGGCGSCLSGSDDKSGKIGPFGVFGSGSDGVDVFEVNSAAGNPGMVLIEYYFW from the coding sequence ATGAAGAAAAAAATTACTCTATTAATTGGAATTGTATTAACTACAATATCATGGGCTCAAAGTCCAGAAAAAATGAGTTATCAGGCCGTAGTAAGAGATGCCGATAACGCTCTTGTAACCCAAAAACCAGTAGGTATGCAAATTAGTATTTTGCAAGGTAGTGTAAGCGGAACCGCCGTATATACAGAAACACATACCCCCTCGACAAATGTTAATGGTTTGGTAAGTTTAGAAATTGGTACAGGAGCTACTTCAGACGATTTTTCTACCATCAATTGGAGCGGTGGCCCCTATTTTATAAAAACTGAGACAGATCCGGAAGGAGGAACCAATTATACCATTACCGGTACAAGTCAACTAATGAGTGTGCCTTATGCTTTGCATGCTAAAACAGCAGAAAATGTAACCGGTACCCTAAACGAAACAGACCCAACTTTTACTGCCTGGGACAAATCTACAGGAATTACTATCACAGAAAGTCAAATTTCTGATTTAAGTGATAGCTCTACAACTAACGAATTAAATACTAGTGTTGCTCTTAACGGGACAAATCTCGAAATCACAGATGCAGGAGGAACAATTACAACCGATCTATCTAGCCTGACAACTATAGCCTTAGAGCGACAACTATTTAAAACCAGTGGTACATTTACAGTACCTTCAGACGTGACCTCAATTAGGGTAACCATGATTGGCGGTGGTGGATCTGGTGGTTCTCGAGGCCCGGGAGGAGAGTTTGGAGCTGGTGGTGAAGCAGGAAACTATGTAAGAAATCAAATCGTAGCCGTTACACCAGGAGCTACATTAGCAGTTACTGTAGGTACTGGTGGGGTTCCCGCTACTTGTTCGATCCCATGGACCAATGGTTGTCCAGGAAACCCAGGAGGTACCAGTTCTGTTGGTTCATTAGTAACTGCAACAGGTGGTGCCGGTGGTTGTGGTAGTTGTCTATCGGGCTCAGACGATAAAAGCGGTAAGATTGGGCCATTTGGTGTTTTTGGATCAGGAAGTGATGGTGTTGACGTATTTGAGGTCAATTCTGCAGCAGGTAATCCTGGTATGGTATTAATAGAATATTATTTCTGGTAG
- a CDS encoding cell division protein ZipA C-terminal FtsZ-binding domain-containing protein, giving the protein MSHILDEKQLQIPEIENKEEEVEYKADSSREWIIDLVIPSGKIIKQEKLYELFDLEWRTNFSSTIFGHSPEDNRWTYALAGGTPETYDQIQIAISLLDVFNEENPNYDHKKLEKYIHELKKRLEKHSLDFEIKETESKESAIEKSKQLIKLNGLFDKDILIGLQNQSTYDGREVWDVLQSLGLNWGDGDLFHWNNSSEYASDQHFSVWTSTEPGYFLPEQIKNGKMNPTNLVFGFSIPRSADPMNVYRVLINSIKYCQTRLGGQIINRNGEPFNEQLELIQLAELIKKMTDNGIIPGSDNSLTLY; this is encoded by the coding sequence ATGTCTCACATATTGGACGAAAAACAACTTCAAATTCCTGAAATTGAAAATAAAGAAGAGGAAGTCGAGTATAAAGCTGATTCGAGTAGAGAATGGATTATTGACCTAGTAATACCAAGCGGAAAAATAATCAAACAGGAGAAATTATATGAGTTATTTGATTTAGAATGGCGAACAAATTTTTCTTCAACAATATTCGGACATTCTCCAGAAGATAACAGATGGACTTATGCTCTTGCAGGAGGAACACCAGAAACATATGACCAAATTCAAATCGCAATTAGTCTTCTTGACGTTTTCAATGAAGAAAACCCGAATTACGACCATAAAAAATTAGAAAAATATATTCATGAATTAAAGAAAAGACTTGAAAAGCACTCATTGGATTTTGAGATTAAGGAAACAGAATCCAAAGAATCAGCAATTGAAAAAAGTAAGCAGTTAATAAAACTAAATGGTTTATTTGACAAAGACATTCTTATTGGACTGCAAAACCAAAGCACGTATGATGGTAGAGAAGTTTGGGATGTTTTACAAAGTTTAGGTCTTAATTGGGGAGATGGAGATTTATTTCACTGGAATAATAGTTCAGAATATGCGTCTGACCAACACTTTAGCGTTTGGACTTCAACCGAACCTGGTTACTTCCTTCCTGAACAAATAAAAAACGGAAAGATGAATCCTACTAATTTAGTATTTGGTTTTTCTATTCCGAGAAGTGCAGACCCAATGAATGTTTATAGAGTTTTAATTAATTCAATAAAATACTGTCAAACAAGATTAGGTGGGCAAATCATAAATAGAAACGGAGAACCTTTTAATGAACAATTAGAATTAATACAATTGGCTGAATTAATAAAAAAAATGACTGATAACGGAATAATTCCGGGTTCTGACAATTCACTAACGCTGTATTAA
- a CDS encoding T9SS type A sorting domain-containing protein: protein MKHKKNMLRAVFLLLGLGGLHAQESLIPAGGETTGTGGSASYSLGQIVYSTHTGNDKSVTQGVQQPYEIYSISDNDENDETISITYSAYPNPTTDILNLQVQNTSEALSYQLYDSHGKVVASNTIATTTTAINTSSLPNATYFMEILMGDREVTKFKIIKN, encoded by the coding sequence ATGAAACACAAAAAAAACATGCTACGGGCAGTGTTTCTCCTTTTAGGACTAGGAGGACTACATGCGCAAGAAAGTCTAATCCCAGCAGGTGGTGAAACTACCGGTACAGGAGGCTCTGCTAGTTACAGCCTGGGACAAATCGTTTATTCTACTCATACTGGAAACGACAAAAGTGTAACCCAGGGGGTACAACAACCCTATGAAATTTACAGCATTAGTGATAATGATGAAAATGACGAAACTATAAGCATTACATATTCAGCTTATCCCAATCCCACAACAGACATACTTAACCTACAAGTGCAAAATACCTCAGAAGCGTTGAGTTATCAATTGTATGATTCGCATGGTAAAGTGGTAGCAAGCAATACAATTGCTACAACAACTACCGCTATCAATACCAGTAGCCTACCCAATGCGACTTATTTTATGGAAATATTAATGGGAGATAGAGAAGTAACAAAATTTAAAATAATAAAGAATTAA
- a CDS encoding helix-turn-helix domain-containing protein: MITSNSVLFTIISVFALQAIVLSVLIFLKRPRTLAHKFLAMLTFFYAIMALNIVLVNILKDNDMLGVFRYIQLEMLYGIGPALYFYTKSVTTPSFKFSRKDAIHFLPLILEFIFYRTSIYRNGADGLYSTPMPTVSYAYLTEQWIGVISIISYSIISLRLLYKHQNLLKEYYSKLDKRSHNWLKTPIIIYASFFILWNIITEIDRFIFDRNLKEYYFLPTFVGLAILCSWIGFKGYLRKYKSSLDLEVIKKIPNKQLVEKDQQFVQKLEELMQHKKPYLNPDLNLTKLSELLQMKPKQVSLKINQNCSQNFYDLVNSYRIVAFIERLKSSDQNKLSLLGLAYECGFNSKSTFNLVFKKTTQLTPSQYLKKLKNESEKKH, from the coding sequence ATGATTACTTCAAATTCCGTTTTATTTACTATTATATCTGTTTTTGCTCTTCAGGCCATAGTATTAAGTGTGCTTATTTTTTTAAAACGCCCCAGAACTTTAGCCCACAAGTTTTTAGCAATGTTAACTTTTTTTTACGCCATAATGGCGTTAAACATAGTTCTGGTTAATATTTTAAAAGATAATGACATGCTTGGGGTTTTTAGGTATATTCAACTAGAAATGCTATACGGTATTGGTCCTGCATTATATTTTTATACTAAAAGTGTAACTACCCCATCTTTTAAATTTTCTAGAAAAGATGCTATTCATTTTCTACCACTTATATTAGAATTTATCTTTTATAGAACATCTATATACAGAAATGGCGCAGATGGATTGTATTCTACCCCTATGCCAACTGTTAGTTATGCATATTTGACCGAGCAATGGATAGGAGTCATTTCAATTATTAGCTATAGCATTATCTCTTTAAGATTACTTTATAAACATCAAAATTTACTAAAGGAATATTATTCCAAATTAGATAAGCGTTCACACAATTGGTTAAAAACTCCAATAATTATTTATGCTTCCTTTTTTATTTTATGGAATATAATTACAGAAATAGATCGATTTATTTTTGATAGAAATTTAAAAGAGTATTATTTTCTTCCCACATTTGTAGGATTGGCCATACTATGCAGCTGGATAGGTTTTAAGGGATATTTAAGAAAATATAAATCATCTTTGGATTTAGAAGTAATAAAAAAAATACCAAATAAACAATTAGTAGAAAAAGACCAGCAGTTTGTACAAAAATTGGAAGAGTTAATGCAACATAAAAAGCCTTACTTAAATCCTGACCTAAATTTAACTAAGCTCTCTGAATTGTTACAAATGAAACCTAAGCAAGTTTCATTAAAAATTAATCAAAACTGTTCTCAAAATTTTTATGATTTGGTTAACTCTTATCGTATTGTAGCATTTATAGAACGTTTAAAATCTTCAGATCAAAATAAACTATCGTTATTAGGGCTTGCTTATGAATGTGGTTTTAATTCAAAGTCTACTTTTAATCTTGTTTTCAAGAAAACAACCCAACTAACTCCAAGTCAATATCTTAAAAAACTAAAAAATGAGTCCGAAAAGAAGCATTAG